The DNA segment ACTCCGACCAGCTGACCGGTGCCATCGTTCACCAGCAGGGCGGTGATCCGGTGGCGTTGCATCAGCAGCACCGCTTCACTGGCCAGCATGTCATCGGTGATGTGTTTGGGTGATGCGGTCATCACGTCCTCGATCGCCGTGGCGTGCGGATCCACGCGCTTGTCCAGCGCGCGGCGCAGGTCACCGTCGGTAAAGACTCCCACCAGGGTGCCGTCGGCGTCGAGCACGGTGGTCAAGCCCAGGCCCTTCTCCGTCACCACCAACAGGGCATCGCGCAAGGTGGTGCCAAGGCGCACCCGCGGGATCGCCTCGCCCGTGTGCATGATATCGCCCACGCGCAGCAGCAGGCGCCGCCCCAGGGTGCCGGCGGGGTGGGTGCGGGCGAAGTCTTCGCTGGTGAAGCCGCGTGCTTCGAGCAGGGTCACGGCGAGGGCGTCGCCCATCGCGAGGGTGGCCGTCGTGCTCGCTGTCGGCGCGAGATTCAGCGGGCAAGCCTCGGCAGCGACGCTCACGTCCAGCACCGCGTCGCTGTGTTTGGCGATGGTGCTGGCGGGCTTGCCAGTCATCACGATCGTGGGTACTCCCATGCGTTTGAACAGCGGTAGCAGGCCCAGGATCTCTGCCGTCTCGCCGGAGTTGGACAACATGATGAGCACGTCGGAGGACGTCACCATGCCGAGATCGCCGTGCTGGGCTTCCGCCGGGTGTACGAAGAAGGCGGGGCTGCCTGTGCTCGCCAGGGTGGCCGCGATCTTGCGCGCGATGTGACCGGATTTGCCCATGCCGATGACGATCAGGTGGCCCTCACACGCCAGGCACAGGCGACAGGCGCGTACGAATTGCTCGCCGACGCGACCGATCAAGGCGGACACGGCGTCGGCCTCGATCTCCAATACCTGGCGCGCCAGGTGCAGGATATGTGCGTCGTTAGGTGGGTCGGCGGTGTCCATGGCTACAGTGCCGAGCGGTAGACCATGTAGTGGTAGCTGGCGAAGGCTGTGAGCAGCATCGCACCCTCGATGCGGTTGATGCGACCCGGTCCGCCGCGCAGATCGTAGGACATGGCGAACAAGGCCAGGGTCAGCACCACCATCGAGGGGAAGTGGAAGGCCAGAATCGTGGGGTCGAGGTCGATCGGGGTGATGGCGCTGGCGATGCCGAGCACCGCCAACAGGTTGAACATGTTGGAGCCCATAATGTTGCCGAGCACCAGGTCATGCTCGCGCTTGCGGGCACCGGCCACGCTCACGGCGAGCTCCGGCAGGCTGGTGCCGATCGCCACTACGGTGACGCCGATCACCGTGTCGCTGACACCGATGGCCTCGGCCAGGCCGCTGCCGCCCCACACCAGGGCCTGGGCTCCGGTCAGCAGCACCAGTAACCCGACGGCCGTCCAGGCCACGGA comes from the Pseudomonadota bacterium genome and includes:
- a CDS encoding KpsF/GutQ family sugar-phosphate isomerase is translated as MDTADPPNDAHILHLARQVLEIEADAVSALIGRVGEQFVRACRLCLACEGHLIVIGMGKSGHIARKIAATLASTGSPAFFVHPAEAQHGDLGMVTSSDVLIMLSNSGETAEILGLLPLFKRMGVPTIVMTGKPASTIAKHSDAVLDVSVAAEACPLNLAPTASTTATLAMGDALAVTLLEARGFTSEDFARTHPAGTLGRRLLLRVGDIMHTGEAIPRVRLGTTLRDALLVVTEKGLGLTTVLDADGTLVGVFTDGDLRRALDKRVDPHATAIEDVMTASPKHITDDMLASEAVLLMQRHRITALLVNDGTGQLVGVLSIHDLMRAGVV